The Coffea arabica cultivar ET-39 chromosome 6e, Coffea Arabica ET-39 HiFi, whole genome shotgun sequence genome contains the following window.
TGTGGAGGAAGTTAAGACAATGGAATCTTGGATGGAAACGCAACCAAAATATATCAAAATTGGCTTCATAGCTAGAAGGACTATAGAATATCTTTTTTCATCACTAGATGTATATATTCTAATGATATAGTAACATGTTAATGCTTTCTTCTTCCACTTGTGCTAATCTACTTTTTGAATTTGTATAAAaaacactacaagaaatttggccttTTGTGACAACATTCTCTGTGACAAGAGagaaagttgtcacaattgaaaACTTTAGTGATGACCTTTAATGTCGTCATACTTGATCGTGGGTTCATCTGTCAACAGTGACAACACGGAATAAGTCGTCACAATATGGATGGCGCGCAACTATCCAGTGTGGCGGGAGATCACCATTGTGACGACTGGAAAACATGTTGTCATTGAAACTAGTCGTACAGTGACAACTTGAAATATCGTCACAATATGGTTGCCAGTTCTAAATTAGTGACAACAACTAGTCGTCACTGTTCAAAGCATTTATTCCCATCTCActttcactaattctactatgtcaccctaattttttcaatatggcccatatattgtaaataaattttattaattctactatgacacCCTAACTTTTACATTTTGATGCCATATACCAccttaatatttttaatatgcCCCATGTgctgtaaataaattttattaattttactaTGACACCCTAAATTTTACATTTTGACCCCATATACCaccttaattttttcaatatagcccatgtgttgtaaataaattttattaattctactatgacacCCTAACTTTTACATTTTAACCCCATATACCACCCTAATTTTTTCTATATGGCCTATATGCTGCaagtaaaattaattaattatgttATGACACCCgaacttttatattttagcTCCTTATTTGGTAAACTAATCTCATTAACTCTACCATGATACCttatcttttgcaatttagCCTCGTATGTGATAAAGAAAGGTTTTGttaattctattatggcaccctatgTTTTTACACTTTAGGTTGTGTTTATCATTAGCAAAATGAGGAAGGTattgtaaaaaataatatttacctattttttaattattccaAACATAGCTAATACCTTattataaagttaaaaaaatatcatgaattcaTTATTTAGTTCTTTTGACAACATATGGGAAATTACTGATTAACATAGTTTGAAAATAATGGAagagaataataaaatttaatatgaaattaagtaaaaatcttGACAATTCCATGACTGGAATTTGTTATGTATTACAATTTACAATAAtcaaattgtttatggtttaTGAATCAGTACATGTATCAAATAGATTTAGTGTTTCATGCATGTATTAGTAAAccattttggttatttgatcaacTAGTTTATTATTAACTAGTAAACCAATTGGATGACTGAagtttattattaattacaATAGTCACATTGTTTATGGTTTATGAATCGGTACTTGTACCAAAAACATTTAGTGTGTCACGCATGTATTAGCAAactattttggttatttaatcAACTAAACAGTATTGTTAGGACTTGTCAAACCATAATTCGTCCATAAttactaaaattattaaattaataccaaaaatatttacatcaaaagatttttttgaatcataaacatatttttaataAGCTTTTTAGTTTTTGGACATTAATTTTTTGTAGAGATAAAAAAAACCTGTGTTAGTAAACAACATTATCAAAAAACACTAAATTTTCATATTCTAAAGTTTTAATGCAACAAATAAAGTTTTAATACAACTTATGAGCTAAAAACTCAAATTAATAAACAACTTTAATTACACAAACAACTTTAATAAACAACTTTAATTACTCAAATTAATATACTAGAAAAGGTGTTGTTTTTGTAAAGAAAGGTCCAAATAGTTAGTACAAAAGTCACTTGAAAGCGTTATTTTTTGGCTGAAGCTAAAATGGAAGTGGGAAGCTCAAAATTGGAGTAGAGGCGAGGGAAGCTGAAATTTGGAGCACCGACAAGGGAAgctaaaaattgaacaaaattgaACGAGTAGAGATGGGTAAACAAAAGACACAGAAACGACGTCATTTTAGCAAGAGTTAAACAAAAACACCCATAACACTTGGGGTGCTTGGGACATCATTTTAGCAAGACATTCATCGCGACATCTCCAAGAACTCTCGCCAACCCTACGCTGTCTCTAGGTCCGCCGGCTACCAGACCTCCGCCGAGTCTTGGGGTACTAGTCTCGCTGTTTCCCGTATCTCTCGTGTTCCTGGCAGTGGCACTCACCGTGCCGGCTAGGGTGCCTATGGCAACATGTGCTGTAGCGGCCGCATGTTTGCTCCGACCAAGATTTGGCACCGTTGGCACCGCAGGTCCCAGTTAACAAGAAATGGTTTGCCGTGGTTTCTGCCATCGCCGCCTCTGCAGTGCCTTCCCTTGTCATGGCCCGCAGCCACCGGATCGAGTCTGTCCTGCAAATCCCCTGTGTGATCTCCGATTTTGCTGAGGCCATGGAGAAAACCTCCAATGCTATCAGTCTTCTCAAGAAAATTGGGGCTTACCTTGATGCTGAGAAGGCTAAGGACAGCCAGGGTATCCGCCCAGGAAAGGGTAAGATGTGTAACAGCCACTACATCTGCAGGAAAGTCCTCTGGTTGCGTATGGTATTGAGGGGGCTAAGCTCGTGAAGGCCTTTCGCAACATTCCTGGAATCGATATGGCCCACGTGGACCATTTGAATTTGTTGAAACTTGCCCCGGGAGATCACGTTAGGAGGTTTATTGTTTGGACGAAATCAGCATTTGAGAAATTGGATGAGATTTACAGGTCATTTGATAGAGGATTAAAGCAGTCATCTGGTAAACTTGAGATATTAAAGCATTTCTATAATCTTAATATATTAACTATATTTGTCAAGCTGCTatttgagctgcaaatttcttttgcatctgTTACATAGAAACTTTCTTCAAGTGAAGAACATTTAACTATTGAACTTTGATAAAGATATGAGTAGGGTAAGGGCGAATATATACATCAACACTGAAAAGCCGGTATTCATTGCTTGCAGTCTTCTGGCATCTTAATTTCCATGCCTTGATTGTTAAAATAGTTTGGTTTTACTCTTCTTGCGTTGTTATTAAGATAGTTTGGTTTTACTCTTCTTGTGTTGTTGTTACGTGGTTAAGTCTATGGCAACCTAGAGATTCTTATGTTATATCTATAGCAAATCCTCGTGTTGGCCACTCTATGCAGAAAAGATAGTTTCCATATGCAACAATGCTCCTAAGCTGTTTTATTACTTTGAATCTGATACAATTGGCTGCCAATTATGCTTCTAAATGGCATTCTGTTAGCTCGTATCCATTATGTGTAacattcttttgtaatttgTGGTGGCTGCTTATGGTTCTCATCAATTTTGTTGGCCTGGGTTATAAATGAATGATGGGGCTCAAATCTTTCCTTGTCGAAACTGCTATAGTTATTATgattttcttctatatttgtTCAAGGAGTTGacatgtaaaatttttttttaaaaaaatgttgaCATGTATGATGAATCTTGTTAACAGATGCTAAGAAAGTTAAGTAAACAGCTGAATGGTGAGGATTGGATGTGGAACAACCTAAATACCTTGTGCTAGGCAATAGGATCTATATTAGGATCAATGATGGGGGAGCAAGTGTATTGCTTTATGCTGTATATTTTTCCTGTTTTTTAGTCTTTCTTCGCTGAGTGACTATTTCTGGCTTCTTTCTACTCAGAATGAGACCTTGTGTTTGGATAACTTTCAGTTTTgtggttctttttctttttcaccattttcttacttttatttttttacatcAACTGTGGCAGGAAAATAGATTTCTTGTGATGGTGATACGTGATTTGTTAAACCTTTGTGAGATTACAAAAGGCAAAGACAACAAAGCAGTTATTGCAAGTAATATAATGTGAGATGTTAAACTGCATTTTCATTCTGATAGAGTAGGTAGCAGTAACTAGGCATTCTTATGTGATAACTTTATCTCAGTTAACTATTTGCAAATGAAATTTATTCAGGCAAATGACCGTGAACTCCAGTTATCCATGGTTGATGGTGATTTCAAGAAGTTTGAAGGAAAATGGTCTGTCAAATCTGGTAAAAGGTAAATTCTGGTGTAACATATTTTGCATCTCCTTCCTGGTGATGTGTGTTTCTGAGGATGATTGAAGACTCAAGTATCATTTGGTTCTTAACATTTTTGGCAATCCATGCTGGTTATCCATCTCAACtattgcatgaaaatgtagccTCTTTAGTTTTGGAGTCTTTATTCAACTAAAATGATATTGTTTACCTTTACATAGCACTGGTAAACATCTTTAGTGCCTAGACTATTGTCTACTGCTTTAATGCCTAAAGGAGTCAGATTTTGTCTACAGCCAAAGTTCATTTCCAAATAATGTTGGACATTTTTAGACTAACTCGAGGCACTAAATAGTTATAATATTATTAAAGCAGTGCCTAGTTTTAATTGTACATAGTTTTAATTGCAGCAAATGATGTGAAAAATTAATAACTGGATTTGTCAAACATTTGAGGTTGTAAgggtattttctttttttctttcagaTAGTCTAAGTAATCAATGGTTGAATGTTCTTGCACTTGATTAATTTTGTTGCAGAAACTCTCTACTTTGCAATGATGTCTACTATTTTCTAACATTTTTTAGTTTGACAATGGCAGTAGTAGCATAAAAGAGTACCATGTTCGAGGCTTTGCAGTTTCCCCCTGATTCTTGCGTTAGTCATATCAGATCTGTCAAAATCTTCATCAAGTTTTATCAATCTGCTATATTGAGAAGAATCAAAGTTGTGATGATTAACAAGGATCCTGACAAGTAACAAAATTCTAGGACTTCTTTTTGTGTGCCTAAGATGTTGTCAAATTTAATAGTTTGACGGTCATATTTTGATCAGCTATtgatttgttaaattaagtgGCGTTTATTAGATCAGCTATTAAATTAAGTGGAGTTCAAGGATGAACACTATCACACACATGAGTTTTCTTGATGAATGGATTCACCTTGTCAAATTTATCTTTTTGAAACTGGTTGGTTCCTTGAACTTTGTGGCTGTTGAGCTTTTCAAATTGTAGAAAACCTATTATCTAGACCTTAGTTTCTGTGCCCTTCTGACCCTAGGAATCCATATTCCAGTTTCCTTATCTTGCATCGAGCCTCCAGTGATGAAGAGTCTAGCTATAAAACTGATAAACGCCTATAAAGTATATATTTTCCATTATATAAGCAGCGAATGTCCTAATAATTGGAGTTagattttggaagaaataacAGCATTTTTAGAGGTGGGGACACCTGGGAAAATTTGTGTGTTATTATCTAGAAGTAGTCCCATTCCTCAAGGTCTGAGTAAAGCATGTTAAAGTAGCGACATGTACTGCTTTTTCATGCTTAATATAAGTGGTACAGGAAGACATTTTTATTCGGCCGAAGTTGGTTGCTAATCGGTAGTTCAAGACTTTGGCACTCAGATTACACTTTTTCTAGAGGGAATGGAATGGGTCCTATTTTCGGCTTCAATTAAATAGAAAAGAGCGTTGTCTTCGAGGTCATAGATGAGAGCTGATAAGATAGAAAATGAAACTAGATTATGAATCAGGATGAGAAACTATTGTTTGTACTTTCAATTTCCTTAGTGGGAGATGTCTGTGATAAAAATCATGGAGCCATGTTTTGAAGCATACTTTTGTCTGCAGGTCGTGCTAACTCCGACACATTTAGCTATTGTGATGGAATATGTTGCTGGTGGAGAGCTCTTTGCAAAAATTTGTAGTGCTGGTGGATTCAATGAAGATGAGGTGTAAACACATGCAAAATATATTTCGTTTGCCTTGATCTCATTTTCTTTTGGCATTGATTTTATAGAGAGATACTTATAGGACGCTTTTTCTTCCAGCAGCTAATATCTGGTGTTAGTTACTGTCATTCAATGGTGAGATATTAGAACTGTTTATTCTTTTTGAGTCCTCTTATTATTATCTCATTGTTCTCTCAATGCAAGAAATCTGTCACAGggacttgaag
Protein-coding sequences here:
- the LOC113696817 gene encoding large ribosomal subunit protein uL4y-like encodes the protein MRKVPVNKKWFAVVSAIAASAVPSLVMARSHRIESVLQIPCVISDFAEAMEKTSNAISLLKKIGAYLDAEKAKDSQGIRPGKGKMCNSHYICRKVLWLRMENRFLVMVIRDLLNLCEITKGKDNKAVIASNIMQMTVNSSYPWLMVISRSLKENGLSNLFDNGSSSIKEYHVRGFAVSP